The window AGGTTTCCTAGCCCCACACTTACCTTGCAAGTAGAACatgagctgtacatgagtcgagttagctcggtcagctcccTCGACTCGCCTCGGCTTGAAACTGGATTCAGACAGAGTTgagttggtttttggagctcgaaaaaaattcAATCTAGATATCTCAATGACAATATATATGAAGAGAGGCCATGAAGCAAAATGAGAAGGTGGGGGCAAACTgcctaaattcaaactagaaatttcAACTAGTAAGCAAATGAAGTAGCTCAGAAATCAGTAACCCAATAAAGAAAGGATCAAAGAAAGGATATAGACCTTACGAGAGTGATCTACCCTCCCTGCCAttcaataaaaaacaaaaacaaaaacatgtgATTCAAGCCATTCACCAAGAAAGTAATTAGTATTAAAGTAAATTCTAGTTTAACAGATACCTCAAGGATGTAGGAGGCCACCCACAACTCATCACTGGCAGAAATTCCGATAGAGCCAACCTGGAATTCCCAATGTTCCAACTACTAGAGTTATATATAGTATAGGATCACTAGATAACCTTTTTACATGTGTCGAATGCGATGAACATATATACATGTAACACTTGCCATAGATAAAATGAAGAAAGTAAATTCATAACCCTCCAGCTCAGGTGACTGCCCATACATATCATAACCCCATGATTTAGGGTCTGCATTGTAAAGATGAGATGTCGCGTAGGAAGCTGGAAGCCTAAGCAGTCATGTTATCAAGTTATTATGATGCTCGAAGCAGTAATTTTCCttttctaaaagaaaataaacattagtttGGATTCAGTTTAGAGTTAAGTTAGCTTTATATGGACTGACTTTACAGCCATGACATCAGTTTTATGTGTCTAGTAGTATGAAATGACTTGCGGCCTTTAGTTTACCTGTATGTAGTAGCACCCGTCTGATGAAGAAACCACATTGAAGTGAAGCTGATGGCAAGGCCTAAAAACCCAGTTGATGTCATCACCAACCAGAACATGGGCATCCTCAAGAGCAGCCTGCCAATTCACTCCACGGATACATGAGCCCAATAAGAAAATAATGGAAGCATCCAAATGCAGTTGCTGTAATATATTGAAGGTAATTGGGTCAAGCATTGTGCTCCTACTGTTTGGACTAccaacattgaggtcatgggtttaaAGCTACAATACCCACGAAGGTTTGCATTGGCATCTATTCAAGGGTCAAAATATCATGGACTCAATCCTACCAACCATACCAACAAAGGGAAATTGAAAACTGTAACAGACCAAGCCCAACAgactcacatttcagattgctgAAACAGCTTATTGTCTGCACACACCATTTTTTATACCTTCATAGTTTTATTATGTTATTTTTTGTTACTAGAATACTCAAACTTGCTTGTGTTCTGTAATTTTCCAACACATATGAGCCCACAAACTATGCAGCTGAAACCACTAATGCATGCTCGTGATACAAAATCCACATAAAATGCCCTGCATATCAAGCAAAACTTGAAGCACAAGAACACTTCATTATCTTACAAGGAGTTCTTATTAGACATAAGCATTTCACTCTGTTTTCAAGAGTGAAAGTTTCAGGCTACCTTATAAACTGTTTTAACTTTTACTAAGATAAACCCTATAGTGTACAGCACATATTGGGTGCATAGGAAAATACCACAATTAATAATCTCTCAAAAACCATGGAGATGCACAGAAACATATTTTGTATCAGTACAAACATTCAAAGAACTGGACATAAATTCAGATTGCACAGAAACCATGGAGATGCAGGGTGATCTAGGTTTATGAATTTGATCTACTTATGAAGTTTCTCCTAAATAACCATCAGTTTAGCACGGACAACTAGGGGGAAAAAAAACCTTGCAATAAGCAATTTGGGGAGTCTTGGAGTTATCCTTCATAAACAGCTAGATGTATTAGTTCTATAACTCGATGATTTTTAAAAGCCTAGTCAGGTAAAGTTTGCCAAACCTATATGTAATGAGAAGAAAGGAGGTTCAGCATCAATTTTTAAGATAATAAGAACCTTCCAATGTGAAGATGAACTGAGTGTGTAGAAACAAGTTCACAGGCAGCGGTCAACCAAATAATTCAGGTTTATGACCTGACAAACTTCTATGAGAAACGTAGGGTTGATCTGATTAAAGAGTGTTGAAGTACATTAAGCCATCACGCTTACAGAATAGGTAAAGTGCAAATATGGTGTTCCTTTTAAAATTAAAAGGGTTATATGGTCCTGGTGCAATGGGACATGTACAGCACCCTGACGCACCCGGTCTCACTACTTATAATACTTGACAAATGCCCGATTAAGCTAGCTATTCAAGTCAACTGAGAAAATTGTTGGTTTAACGGAATTTTATAGAAAATTCAAGATGACATTTAGTATGTTTTAAATCCATTCATAACCCAAGTCAGATGTGTCTGGCAGTATGAGGCCATGTCTAGGC of the Magnolia sinica isolate HGM2019 chromosome 7, MsV1, whole genome shotgun sequence genome contains:
- the LOC131250964 gene encoding uncharacterized protein LOC131250964 isoform X2 → MLDPITFNILQQLHLDASIIFLLGSCIRGVNWQAALEDAHVLVGDDINWVFRPCHQLHFNVVSSSDGCYYIQVGSIGISASDELWVASYILEGG
- the LOC131250964 gene encoding uncharacterized protein LOC131250964 isoform X1, producing the protein MLDPITFNILQQLHLDASIIFLLGSCIRGVNWQAALEDAHVLVGDDINWVFRPCHQLHFNVVSSSDGCYYIQVGSIGISASDELWVASYILEGKGSAFCAGGDVLNMAHFVITSRCLFSSLRQIL